In Oceanobacillus sp. FSL K6-2867, one DNA window encodes the following:
- a CDS encoding SLC13 family permease, which translates to MEKRLEKQNWIKSRVSQLSTKSFVIISIHVLLIVLILSIGRLDFNGKIALFAFLSAMTLWITTKIPAGFVAITLIMFIIMMNAAGTELLYKSLSEKVVWLMIGSFIIGEAVKRSGLAERLTRSVCRRSTKKSNVLFGIGSVFFASAFFIPSTSGRAALSKPIVNQLGEKLSTKEQRVLAIITPVLILMSTSATLIGAGSHLIGVSLLESTSGQTISYLKWFLWGVPFALVVTLVSFFIIKWCLWPKGETAEMDVKPEEKTMQETQLCGAEKKTLILISFLIAGWMTETIHGYDIAFITMIGAILVMIPKYGIIRWKEGLAAVSWSLILFVAAATALGKVLVDTGVVHWIENEMLHVLNLFVGAPDWLIVFIILVVTVTSHLYITSHSTRAIIFIPSLLMFSETIGVNPVAVVFLSLIGMNYCVTFPVSSKALLFFYEEGDISYDASNLLKMSAILMPLYILLMMLFYFSYWQWVGMGL; encoded by the coding sequence ATGGAGAAACGATTAGAAAAGCAGAATTGGATCAAATCACGGGTAAGCCAATTATCAACGAAGTCGTTCGTAATTATCAGCATACATGTCCTACTAATAGTACTGATCCTATCCATAGGTCGTTTAGATTTTAATGGAAAGATAGCTTTATTCGCATTTTTATCAGCAATGACGCTATGGATCACAACTAAAATACCCGCAGGATTCGTAGCGATTACACTTATTATGTTTATCATTATGATGAATGCAGCAGGTACGGAATTGTTATACAAATCACTATCTGAGAAGGTAGTATGGTTAATGATTGGTTCTTTTATTATCGGTGAAGCAGTGAAACGATCTGGATTAGCAGAACGATTAACACGTTCTGTATGCAGAAGGTCAACGAAAAAAAGCAATGTGCTTTTTGGAATAGGTTCGGTTTTCTTTGCATCTGCATTTTTCATTCCATCTACCTCAGGTCGAGCTGCATTATCTAAACCGATTGTGAATCAGCTAGGTGAAAAGCTTTCAACTAAAGAGCAACGCGTATTGGCTATTATTACACCTGTACTTATATTAATGAGCACGTCAGCAACATTAATAGGTGCAGGATCTCATTTAATCGGAGTCTCTTTACTGGAAAGTACATCTGGTCAAACCATTTCGTATTTAAAATGGTTTCTATGGGGAGTGCCATTTGCGCTCGTTGTTACGCTTGTTTCATTTTTTATCATTAAATGGTGCTTGTGGCCAAAAGGTGAAACTGCAGAGATGGATGTAAAACCAGAAGAAAAAACAATGCAAGAAACTCAGTTATGTGGGGCTGAGAAGAAGACACTGATTTTGATTTCATTTTTAATTGCAGGCTGGATGACAGAAACGATCCATGGCTATGATATTGCATTTATTACAATGATAGGTGCTATCCTGGTCATGATACCGAAATACGGGATCATTCGTTGGAAAGAAGGACTAGCGGCGGTATCTTGGAGTTTGATTTTATTTGTTGCTGCTGCAACGGCGCTAGGAAAAGTGTTAGTCGATACAGGTGTAGTCCACTGGATTGAAAACGAAATGCTGCATGTACTGAATCTGTTTGTAGGAGCTCCAGATTGGCTCATTGTTTTCATTATCTTGGTTGTAACCGTAACGAGCCATTTGTATATTACCTCTCATTCGACACGAGCGATTATCTTTATTCCAAGTTTATTGATGTTTAGCGAGACAATAGGGGTTAATCCTGTTGCAGTTGTTTTCTTGAGTTTAATTGGGATGAACTATTGTGTTACATTTCCGGTTAGTTCCAAAGCATTGCTGTTTTTTTATGAGGAAGGCGACATATCCTATGATGCTAGTAATCTATTAAAGATGAGTGCTATATTAATGCCCCTCTATATACTTCTTATGATGTTATTTTATTTTTCGTATTGGCAATGGGTAGGGATGGGATTATAG
- a CDS encoding MurR/RpiR family transcriptional regulator produces MDNPNILDTILSKKDFLPKKQRILCEYIIENYKSVGVLTITELAEKVGIGTTTILRVVKALGYDSFQEFKKEFHHFTINSGNSTWWHLQRSFIDNESDSEIPAMATAWNEINYLLNETMNDNLIENMEKAVQLILRMDTINVLGLRTSKVAAIYFENLLAEFYPKTRQLSYDHEFIFDRILQFKKGDLLILIAQSPFTTLSLKVAEYCYQQGHPFILITDHYSCPVASYAEIVFHTQASDKQYSIVPTMALLETLVIEIGKRTSSHSIDHLQKLGDLLKEKNITT; encoded by the coding sequence ATGGACAACCCCAATATTCTTGATACCATATTATCCAAAAAGGACTTCCTGCCGAAAAAACAAAGAATCCTTTGTGAATACATCATTGAAAATTACAAATCTGTAGGTGTCTTAACTATTACCGAACTAGCGGAAAAGGTTGGTATCGGTACAACGACTATATTACGAGTAGTAAAAGCATTGGGTTATGATAGCTTTCAGGAATTTAAAAAGGAATTCCATCATTTTACGATTAATTCGGGGAATTCTACTTGGTGGCATTTGCAAAGGTCTTTTATAGATAATGAATCAGATTCCGAAATCCCAGCAATGGCTACTGCCTGGAATGAAATTAATTATCTATTAAATGAAACGATGAATGATAACTTAATTGAAAACATGGAGAAAGCAGTTCAATTAATACTTCGCATGGATACCATCAATGTCTTAGGTTTGCGCACATCAAAAGTGGCTGCGATTTATTTTGAGAATCTGCTTGCTGAATTTTATCCGAAAACAAGACAACTAAGCTATGATCATGAATTTATTTTTGACCGGATCCTGCAATTTAAAAAAGGTGACCTGCTTATTTTAATAGCTCAGTCGCCATTTACAACATTAAGCTTAAAGGTAGCAGAATATTGCTATCAACAAGGGCATCCTTTTATCTTGATTACTGACCATTACTCCTGTCCGGTAGCCTCTTATGCTGAAATTGTTTTTCATACACAAGCAAGCGACAAACAATACTCCATTGTACCAACTATGGCACTGCTTGAAACACTTGTAATAGAAATAGGCAAACGAACGAGCTCTCATTCTATAGACCATTTGCAAAAATTGGGCGATTTATTGAAAGAAAAGAACATAACAACATGA
- a CDS encoding sodium/glutamate symporter gives MEFTPWTIFIDFGFICLLLVVGTLLRAKIKAIQFLFLPASLLAGLMGLILGPNGFGIIPFSDNLSTYTSILIALIFGSLPLSAAKIPIKGIANRIGSMWSFAQSLTIFQWGGGMLFALLVLKLFWTDIPNGFGLVLAAGFVGGHGTAAAIGDAFSDTWADAGTLAMTSATMGIICAIVGGLFLIKRSTIKGQTSYISDFKSLPGELRSGLVPKGSRGSIGDGTVSSISIDPLVYHLALIGVIATAGYYLSEWGTTLFPQISIPVFSTAFIAGLIINRLLRTVKASDYVDKQIIDRISGAATDLLVAFGIASINLAVVVNYALPLALLLVFGLLLVTIFFYFIAPRLFKENWFEKAIFSWGWGTGTVAMGIALLRIVDPELKSKTLDDYALAYVGVGTVDILIVSLAPVLIMTGQHWPFTLVALAIGTLVLILSKWMGWWSYSAAKQESRRNIS, from the coding sequence ATGGAATTCACACCTTGGACAATTTTTATTGATTTTGGTTTTATATGTCTGTTGTTGGTAGTAGGAACTTTGTTAAGGGCAAAAATAAAGGCTATTCAATTTCTGTTTTTGCCAGCCAGTTTATTGGCGGGATTAATGGGCTTGATTCTCGGTCCTAATGGGTTTGGCATTATACCTTTTTCTGATAACTTAAGTACGTATACGAGTATATTAATTGCACTCATCTTTGGTTCACTACCTCTAAGTGCAGCGAAAATACCTATTAAAGGAATAGCTAATCGAATTGGCAGTATGTGGTCTTTTGCCCAGTCACTGACGATTTTTCAGTGGGGTGGAGGAATGCTTTTTGCTCTTCTAGTGTTAAAGCTGTTTTGGACTGATATACCGAACGGGTTTGGATTAGTTCTTGCTGCTGGGTTTGTAGGAGGTCATGGAACTGCGGCTGCAATTGGTGATGCTTTTTCAGATACGTGGGCAGATGCCGGCACCTTAGCAATGACGTCTGCTACAATGGGGATTATTTGTGCTATTGTTGGTGGTCTGTTTTTAATTAAAAGAAGCACTATCAAAGGACAAACATCCTATATTAGTGATTTTAAAAGCTTGCCTGGAGAGCTGCGTTCAGGATTAGTGCCTAAGGGCAGCCGTGGTTCTATTGGAGATGGTACGGTATCTTCCATTTCAATTGATCCGCTTGTATATCATCTTGCCCTTATAGGAGTTATTGCAACAGCCGGCTATTACTTAAGTGAATGGGGAACAACTCTTTTTCCGCAAATCTCCATTCCAGTATTCAGTACAGCGTTCATTGCTGGTTTAATAATAAATAGGCTTTTACGTACTGTTAAAGCAAGTGATTATGTAGATAAACAGATAATTGACCGAATTAGTGGTGCTGCAACCGATTTATTAGTTGCTTTTGGGATAGCATCCATTAATTTAGCAGTTGTTGTAAATTATGCTTTGCCGTTAGCATTGCTGCTAGTATTCGGGCTATTGCTAGTAACCATATTCTTTTACTTTATTGCCCCACGACTTTTTAAAGAAAATTGGTTTGAAAAGGCTATATTCTCATGGGGCTGGGGAACCGGAACTGTAGCAATGGGTATCGCGTTATTGCGCATTGTTGATCCAGAGCTCAAAAGTAAAACACTTGATGACTATGCACTCGCCTATGTTGGTGTTGGTACAGTAGACATTTTAATTGTTAGTTTAGCTCCTGTACTCATAATGACAGGCCAACACTGGCCATTTACACTTGTTGCTCTGGCTATTGGTACTCTGGTTCTAATTCTTTCAAAATGGATGGGGTGGTGGAGCTATTCTGCAGCTAAACAAGAGAGTAGAAGAAATATAAGTTAA